Proteins encoded within one genomic window of Thermococcus sp. 21S7:
- a CDS encoding MMPL family transporter: MAWNEWIVKHAKAIVALWIIVVIAAMPLAAKLNDLTNYSTDQFLPKDVESVKVQDILTKEFPDFAASDNRTYMIVSGVNVNDPATRDAYERFKAEAKPYGSNFTSYYDAVDMLHNKSYEIALNLTKTTANLTGIFYGSAINASSTYGTLLSQIENLSVQVGELNETVPQLAGAYLALEANLSVLYNQSLALREALNQTDLAYVELHRNLISASEQLRTLNSTIAGLNAGLYSLRESYAETYLGTIGTYDALVQAGAYESGLDGATAKAIATHLGVPAEFVYAVYNATYPAYSAYGAGAITDGFLANVTKAMVLGQISDPMQRTLAEAYSFAFYRGVLTFDGQAGSSYTLIQLGENAVRPVDEIANNALKNLPLVIEGAGGSYEVPGFGEIPASTLARIVNVSISLGENPGDSVVENAAVRVAKALMEGNPLLQLPNAEEILRTLLINGPTRRLEVNLLAGALKERLPDEQKVLAEPIARTVVSFDANATGVLAKNPGVLRKATVALLAELMKEQGVELPESVINKVYDSNGNVAPIAREILIQKTSEEVGSEEVAETIVDAVLKNPEELEKGKGVKETVKEIITSLAGDVPIDLGRAVDDVYAGKNPEEIAYSLFEQGVDEKLADVSAPEDVKETLRELMLTVARDYPMRDSDIEPLVKAKTVKLVEKFVGEIDLGVPLHINATELVKVAFEFRDDPDAITKEDVGPIEEQVYPSIYSLAKSYIGMLKGKDNTTMLILFNPKGLEGVSDIEKQSRVQYENSIKAKEVAVREFRTVSQKVEVYVTGTPIQTYEAIKYGKEDNDKTTKFSIVGALLVLLILMGVALLATLLPFTGVATATLTALGILYLLAKGDYLDVGSWAQMLTVTTALGLGIDYSTYYLHRFKEYLAEGYDHNRAASEALKRAKDAVLASASTDIIAFASFILAWEFPIFKTIGMIAPLAVIVVLLASLTFIPAITVLIGDKPAFWWPRHIEHHIERVDIHERSRIAEWAVKHAKVVVIIALLVAVPAAYNFVNFNGTHDIKLFIPKDSETYNFLQLSESTVGAGVTSPTYVVIDLGHPLSDGDLKIINELADRVSSVDGVEYVYTLTQPYGRQVNVSVDELKSLGGNRYISEDGTKVLIQVTGKYEATDDRSKDMVREIRDIVKDEEKSGAIKSGMVGGSTALALDLSDLINDVFWHRIFPVALLLMFLSLIPTLKGLPAVITTIGTIAVGVLLSITVSSWLFERVFGQQVMWFLPMMVFIVLMGVGIDYNSFYLVKARDEFERRSARDALVVAAGTMDTLVVGLAAVLAVTYGSLMTGATWGIREIGFALAIGVLLTATAAVYFIGPATMALFGEKAWWPLHRTKKEPKKE, encoded by the coding sequence ATGGCTTGGAACGAGTGGATAGTGAAGCACGCAAAGGCCATCGTGGCCCTCTGGATTATCGTGGTCATAGCCGCGATGCCCCTTGCGGCAAAGCTGAACGACCTCACCAACTACAGCACGGACCAGTTCCTGCCCAAGGACGTGGAATCCGTCAAGGTGCAGGATATCCTCACAAAAGAGTTCCCAGATTTCGCGGCCAGCGACAACCGGACGTACATGATAGTGAGCGGAGTGAACGTGAACGACCCCGCGACGCGGGATGCATATGAGCGCTTCAAGGCCGAGGCGAAGCCCTACGGCTCGAACTTCACCTCCTACTACGATGCCGTTGACATGCTCCACAACAAGTCCTACGAGATAGCGCTCAACCTCACCAAAACGACCGCCAACCTGACCGGAATCTTCTACGGCTCGGCAATCAACGCCAGCAGCACTTACGGAACACTCCTTTCTCAGATTGAGAACCTCAGCGTTCAGGTAGGGGAACTCAACGAAACCGTCCCCCAGCTTGCAGGGGCATACCTCGCGCTTGAGGCCAACCTGAGCGTTCTCTACAACCAGAGTCTAGCCCTCAGGGAAGCACTCAATCAGACGGATTTAGCCTACGTTGAACTCCACAGAAACCTCATCAGCGCAAGCGAGCAGTTGAGAACGCTGAACTCAACGATAGCAGGCCTTAACGCGGGCCTCTACAGCCTGCGCGAGAGCTACGCAGAAACCTACCTGGGAACGATAGGCACCTATGACGCCCTCGTTCAGGCAGGAGCCTATGAGAGCGGCCTGGATGGGGCAACGGCGAAGGCGATAGCCACCCATCTCGGCGTTCCCGCCGAGTTCGTCTACGCGGTTTACAACGCCACCTACCCGGCCTACTCCGCCTACGGGGCCGGTGCAATAACCGACGGCTTCTTGGCCAACGTTACCAAGGCGATGGTTCTCGGCCAGATCAGCGACCCGATGCAGAGAACCCTCGCGGAGGCCTACTCGTTTGCATTCTACCGGGGTGTCCTGACGTTTGATGGACAGGCAGGGAGCAGCTACACCCTCATTCAGCTCGGCGAGAACGCGGTTAGGCCCGTTGATGAGATAGCGAACAACGCCCTCAAAAACCTCCCGCTCGTCATCGAAGGGGCTGGGGGGAGCTACGAGGTTCCGGGCTTCGGAGAGATTCCCGCCAGCACGCTGGCCCGCATCGTCAACGTCTCGATAAGCCTTGGGGAGAATCCGGGCGATTCAGTGGTCGAGAACGCAGCGGTTAGGGTCGCCAAGGCCCTCATGGAAGGAAATCCGCTCCTCCAGCTGCCGAACGCAGAGGAGATACTGAGAACACTCCTGATCAATGGCCCGACGAGGAGGCTTGAGGTTAATCTCCTCGCAGGTGCTCTAAAGGAAAGGCTCCCTGACGAGCAGAAAGTTCTCGCCGAGCCTATAGCAAGGACAGTCGTCAGCTTCGACGCCAACGCCACAGGTGTTTTAGCTAAGAACCCGGGAGTACTCAGGAAGGCGACCGTTGCCCTGCTGGCTGAGCTTATGAAGGAACAGGGCGTTGAGCTCCCTGAGAGCGTTATTAACAAGGTCTACGACTCCAACGGGAACGTCGCCCCGATTGCGAGGGAGATTCTGATTCAAAAGACCTCCGAGGAGGTCGGGAGCGAGGAGGTTGCCGAAACCATCGTCGATGCGGTTCTTAAGAACCCCGAGGAACTGGAGAAAGGCAAGGGCGTTAAAGAGACCGTCAAGGAGATAATCACGAGCCTGGCCGGAGACGTCCCGATAGACCTCGGCAGGGCTGTGGACGATGTTTACGCAGGAAAGAATCCGGAGGAGATAGCCTACAGCCTGTTCGAGCAGGGTGTCGATGAGAAGCTCGCCGACGTCAGCGCGCCGGAGGACGTCAAGGAAACGCTGAGGGAGTTAATGCTCACCGTCGCCAGGGACTATCCGATGAGAGACTCCGACATAGAGCCCCTTGTGAAGGCGAAAACGGTGAAGCTCGTCGAAAAGTTCGTGGGGGAGATTGACCTCGGGGTTCCGCTCCACATAAACGCGACCGAGCTTGTGAAGGTCGCCTTCGAATTCAGGGACGACCCCGATGCCATCACCAAAGAGGACGTCGGGCCCATTGAGGAGCAAGTCTACCCGTCCATTTACAGCCTCGCAAAGAGCTACATCGGCATGCTCAAGGGCAAAGACAACACCACGATGCTCATCCTGTTTAATCCAAAGGGACTTGAGGGCGTCAGCGACATTGAAAAGCAGAGCAGGGTTCAGTACGAGAACTCAATCAAAGCAAAGGAGGTAGCCGTGAGGGAGTTCAGAACGGTCTCGCAGAAAGTCGAGGTATACGTAACCGGAACGCCCATTCAGACCTACGAGGCCATCAAATACGGCAAGGAGGACAACGACAAGACCACGAAGTTCAGCATCGTTGGGGCGCTCCTCGTACTCCTTATCCTGATGGGGGTGGCGCTGCTAGCGACGCTCCTGCCCTTCACCGGCGTCGCGACGGCAACGCTCACCGCGCTGGGAATCCTCTACCTGCTCGCAAAGGGCGACTATCTGGACGTCGGGAGCTGGGCCCAGATGCTCACCGTCACGACGGCGCTTGGCCTCGGAATAGACTACTCGACCTACTACCTCCACCGCTTCAAGGAGTACCTGGCGGAAGGCTACGACCACAACAGGGCGGCGAGTGAGGCGCTAAAGAGGGCAAAGGACGCGGTTCTGGCCAGCGCATCAACCGACATCATAGCCTTCGCGAGCTTCATCCTGGCCTGGGAGTTCCCGATATTCAAGACCATCGGCATGATAGCACCCCTGGCGGTCATCGTAGTCCTCCTCGCCAGCCTGACGTTCATTCCGGCTATAACGGTTCTCATAGGCGACAAACCGGCCTTCTGGTGGCCGAGGCACATCGAGCACCACATCGAGAGGGTGGACATCCACGAGAGGAGCAGAATCGCGGAGTGGGCCGTCAAGCACGCCAAAGTGGTCGTCATCATAGCGCTCCTCGTGGCGGTTCCGGCGGCCTACAACTTCGTCAACTTCAACGGAACCCACGACATAAAGCTGTTCATCCCCAAGGACAGCGAGACCTACAACTTCCTCCAGCTCAGCGAGAGCACGGTCGGTGCGGGTGTTACATCCCCGACCTACGTCGTGATTGACCTCGGCCACCCCCTCAGCGACGGCGACCTCAAGATCATCAACGAGCTCGCGGACAGGGTATCCTCGGTTGACGGCGTCGAGTACGTCTATACCCTCACCCAGCCCTATGGAAGGCAGGTGAACGTCAGCGTGGACGAGCTGAAGAGCCTTGGCGGAAACCGCTACATCTCGGAAGACGGCACCAAAGTGCTGATACAGGTTACCGGGAAGTACGAGGCCACCGACGACCGCTCCAAGGACATGGTGAGGGAGATAAGGGATATAGTGAAGGACGAGGAGAAGTCGGGAGCAATAAAGTCCGGAATGGTTGGCGGAAGCACTGCACTGGCGCTCGACCTCAGCGACCTCATCAACGACGTCTTCTGGCACAGAATCTTCCCGGTGGCGCTCCTGCTGATGTTCCTCTCGCTGATACCAACGCTCAAGGGACTGCCCGCGGTCATAACCACAATAGGCACCATAGCGGTCGGCGTGCTCCTCAGCATAACCGTCTCCAGCTGGCTCTTCGAGAGGGTCTTCGGCCAGCAGGTCATGTGGTTCCTGCCCATGATGGTCTTCATAGTGCTCATGGGAGTCGGCATAGACTACAACAGCTTCTACCTGGTCAAAGCCAGGGACGAGTTCGAGCGCAGGAGTGCGAGAGACGCGCTGGTGGTCGCCGCCGGAACGATGGACACGCTGGTCGTCGGTCTCGCCGCCGTGCTGGCGGTGACCTACGGCTCGCTGATGACCGGGGCGACGTGGGGAATAAGGGAGATAGGCTTCGCACTGGCCATCGGAGTGCTCTTGACTGCCACAGCGGCGGTCTACTTCATCGGCCCGGCCACGATGGCCCTCTTCGGTGAAAAAGCCTGGTGGCCACTGCACAGGACAAAAAAGGAGCCTAAGAAGGAATGA
- a CDS encoding AEC family transporter has translation MNIAEMLALIAVGYVLKRLVKSEKPFDYLRILVNDFLLALFIFGNVASKDLNYLLSIKTVFLYVFLIIAISLGFSYVYGRVVLKNDPWAGALMVLSVYPNTAALGFPIASLFLDDITPAILYSTTNSMIVIPIVTFIAAHYSSGGANVKDSFLKALKFPPTVANLFALALVIGGVHLPAQILEPIRTVGWLSIPLLIIYFGSRITLRSFDWRKLAEVGAFRIAIPFAFVFLTLRWAAPDVFYSVLVEASMPPAIAANAILAQYRLKAEEAISVTFVLTLLVIGLFMVLKTFV, from the coding sequence ATGAACATCGCCGAGATGCTCGCCCTCATAGCGGTCGGCTACGTCCTCAAGAGGCTGGTCAAATCGGAGAAGCCCTTCGACTACCTTCGAATTCTGGTGAACGACTTTCTCCTCGCCCTGTTCATCTTCGGGAACGTGGCGAGCAAGGACCTGAACTACCTCCTGAGCATAAAGACGGTCTTCCTCTACGTCTTCCTGATAATCGCGATAAGCCTCGGGTTTTCGTACGTCTACGGCCGCGTCGTCCTTAAAAACGACCCCTGGGCCGGTGCGCTGATGGTTCTCTCGGTCTACCCCAACACGGCCGCCCTCGGCTTCCCGATAGCGAGCCTCTTCCTCGACGACATAACGCCGGCCATACTCTACTCCACGACCAACTCGATGATAGTCATCCCGATCGTCACTTTCATAGCGGCCCACTACTCCAGCGGAGGCGCGAACGTTAAGGACAGCTTCCTGAAGGCGCTGAAGTTTCCGCCGACGGTGGCGAACCTCTTCGCCCTTGCACTCGTCATAGGCGGCGTTCATCTTCCTGCCCAAATCCTTGAGCCTATAAGAACCGTCGGTTGGCTCAGCATTCCATTGCTCATTATCTACTTCGGCTCGCGGATAACACTGAGGAGCTTCGACTGGCGCAAGCTCGCTGAGGTCGGGGCCTTCAGGATAGCGATTCCCTTCGCCTTCGTTTTCCTCACCCTCCGCTGGGCGGCCCCGGACGTCTTCTACTCGGTCCTCGTCGAGGCCTCGATGCCCCCAGCCATAGCGGCCAACGCGATTCTGGCCCAGTACCGCCTGAAGGCCGAGGAGGCGATAAGCGTCACCTTCGTGCTGACCCTGCTCGTCATAGGACTCTTCATGGTTCTCAAGACCTTCGTGTAA
- a CDS encoding M42 family metallopeptidase yields MERMIEILREILEIPSPTGYTREVMAYIAGLLNENGVKTYFTNKGALIAGNHPEPELVVAAHVDTLGAMVKGILPNGHLSFTRVGGLHLPAFEGEYCTIITRSGKKYRGTLLLKNPSVHVNREAGKKERKEENMYIRLDELVEKKEDTEKLGIRPGDFIAFDPKFEYVNGFVKAHFLDDKASAAVMIDLMLDLGAEALEKLPVAFFFSPYEEVGHGGSAGYPMSMRELLVVDMGVVGDGVAGKETAVSIAAKDSSGPYDYEMTTKLIELAERHEIPHVVDVFPYYGSDGSAALSAGWDVRVALIGQGVHASHGMERTHVKGMIATKDLIRVYIEEKWGV; encoded by the coding sequence ATGGAAAGAATGATTGAGATTCTCAGGGAAATTTTAGAGATACCGTCCCCGACGGGCTACACAAGGGAGGTTATGGCCTACATAGCCGGACTCCTCAACGAAAACGGCGTGAAAACCTACTTCACCAACAAGGGTGCCCTGATAGCGGGCAACCATCCGGAGCCGGAGCTGGTTGTGGCGGCCCACGTTGACACCCTCGGCGCGATGGTTAAAGGAATCCTGCCAAACGGACACCTGAGTTTCACGAGGGTAGGCGGCCTGCACCTTCCGGCCTTCGAGGGCGAGTACTGCACGATAATCACCCGCTCGGGGAAGAAGTACCGCGGAACGCTCCTCCTCAAGAACCCCAGCGTCCACGTGAACAGGGAAGCTGGAAAGAAGGAGCGCAAGGAGGAGAACATGTACATCCGCCTGGATGAGCTCGTCGAGAAGAAGGAGGATACGGAGAAGCTCGGCATAAGGCCGGGTGACTTCATAGCCTTCGACCCGAAGTTCGAGTACGTCAACGGCTTCGTTAAAGCTCACTTCCTCGACGACAAGGCGAGCGCCGCGGTGATGATAGACCTGATGCTCGATCTGGGGGCTGAGGCCCTCGAAAAGCTCCCGGTGGCGTTCTTCTTCTCGCCCTACGAGGAGGTCGGACACGGCGGTTCGGCGGGCTATCCAATGAGCATGAGGGAACTCCTCGTCGTCGACATGGGCGTCGTCGGCGATGGCGTCGCGGGCAAGGAAACCGCGGTATCGATAGCGGCCAAGGACTCAAGCGGCCCGTACGACTACGAGATGACGACGAAACTCATCGAGCTGGCCGAGAGGCATGAGATTCCCCACGTCGTCGACGTATTCCCCTACTACGGCTCCGACGGCTCGGCGGCGCTCAGCGCAGGCTGGGATGTCCGCGTGGCTTTGATAGGCCAAGGCGTCCACGCGAGCCACGGCATGGAGAGGACGCACGTCAAGGGCATGATCGCGACGAAGGACCTCATCAGGGTCTACATTGAGGAGAAGTGGGGGGTCTAA